From Defluviitalea raffinosedens, the proteins below share one genomic window:
- a CDS encoding QueT transporter family protein yields the protein MELKVSDEKTAAVSAVKKISISGIVMALYVTVMFFTQGFAFGQFQIRIATALYGLSAIYPFLILPLGLSNLLSNTIMGGLGPLDMIGGFAAGLITSTAVYFIKKLQLNDWFIALPIILGPGLLVPIWLSYLLHLPYRVLAISLVTGQIIPGIVGVILVKVMRNIKL from the coding sequence ATGGAGCTGAAAGTAAGTGACGAAAAAACTGCTGCTGTGTCAGCAGTAAAAAAGATTTCTATTTCAGGAATTGTTATGGCATTGTATGTAACCGTTATGTTCTTTACTCAAGGATTTGCTTTTGGTCAGTTTCAAATCAGAATTGCAACAGCTCTGTATGGACTTAGTGCAATTTATCCTTTTTTAATTTTACCTTTGGGACTAAGCAATTTGCTCAGCAACACGATTATGGGAGGATTAGGCCCTTTGGATATGATTGGAGGGTTTGCAGCAGGATTAATTACATCCACCGCTGTATATTTTATTAAAAAATTGCAATTAAATGATTGGTTTATTGCACTTCCTATTATTTTAGGCCCTGGTTTACTTGTTCCTATATGGTTGTCTTATTTGCTTCATCTGCCCTATAGAGTGTTGGCAATTAGTCTTGTTACGGGTCAAATTATTCCAGGCATTGTAGGTGTTATTTTGGTAAAAGTGATGCGAAATATAAAGCTATAG
- the queF gene encoding preQ(1) synthase, with protein sequence MSGRKDHELEGVTLLGNKNTMYTFDYNFDVLERFTNKHIDNDYFVKFNCPEFTSLCPKTGQPDFATIYISYVPDQYLVESKSLKLYLFSFRNHGDFHEDCVNIIMKDLIKLLDPKYIEVWGKFTPRGGISIDPYCNYGKQGTKWEEIAYKRLCYHDMYPEKIDNR encoded by the coding sequence ATGAGTGGAAGAAAAGATCATGAATTAGAAGGCGTTACATTACTGGGTAATAAAAACACAATGTATACTTTTGATTATAATTTTGATGTTCTAGAGAGATTTACCAATAAACATATAGATAATGACTATTTCGTTAAGTTTAATTGTCCTGAGTTCACAAGTCTTTGTCCCAAAACAGGTCAGCCAGATTTTGCCACTATATACATTTCTTATGTACCTGATCAGTATTTAGTTGAAAGTAAATCTTTAAAGTTATATTTGTTCAGTTTCAGGAATCATGGAGATTTTCATGAAGATTGCGTAAATATAATTATGAAAGATTTAATAAAGCTTTTAGATCCTAAATATATAGAAGTTTGGGGTAAATTTACTCCGAGGGGCGGGATATCCATCGACCCGTATTGCAATTACGGAAAGCAGGGAACAAAATGGGAAGAAATTGCATATAAAAGACTATGCTATCATGATATGTATCCTGAAAAAATAGACAATCGTTAA